The genomic stretch CGGTCGTCTCCACCCGGGAGGCGCTCGCCGACAGCGGCCTCGACACCTCCGACCTCGACCCGGGCCGGATCGGCACCTCGCTCGGCAGCGCGGTCGGCTGCACCACCAGCCTGGAACGCGAGTACGCGGTGGTCAGCGACGGCGGCCGCGAGTGGCTCGTCGACCACGAGTACGCGATTCCCCAGCTCTACCGGCACTTCGTGCCCAGCTCGATGGCCGCCGAGGTGGGCCGGGCGGCCGGCGCCGAGGGACCGGCGGCCGTGGTCTCCACCGGCTGCACCTCCGGCCTCGACTCGCTCGGCCACGCGGTGGAACTGATCCGCGAGGGCACCTGCGACATCATGATCGCCGGTGCGACCGAGGCCCCGATCTCCCCGATCACCTCCGCCTGCTTCGACGCCATCCTCGCCACCACCCCGCGCAACGACACCCCCGAGAGCGCCTGCCGCCCCTTCGACAAGACCCGCAGCGGACTGGTCCTCGGTGAGGGCGCGGCCGTCCTGGTCCTGGAGGAGCTGGAAAGCGCCCGGGCCCGGGGTGCGCACATCTACGCCGAGATCGCGGGCTTCGCCCAGCGCTGCAACGCGTACCACATGACCGGGCTCAAGCCGGACGGCCGTGAGATGTCCGAGGCCATCGACGCCGCCCTCGCCGAGGCCCGGCTCGACCCGACCACGATCGACTACATCAACGCACATGGTTCCGGCACCAAGATGAACGACCGTCACGAGACGGGCGCGTTCAAGCGGAGCCTGGGCGAGCACGCCTACCGGACCCCGGTCAGCTCCATCAAGTCGATGATCGGGCACTCGCTAGGCGCGATCGGCTCGCTGGAGATCGCCGCCTGCGCCCTCGCCATGGAACACGGTGTGCTGCCGCCCACCGCCAACCTGCACGAGCCGGATCCCGAACTGGACCTCGACTACATCCCGTTGACCGCCCGGGAGAAGAAGACGGACGTCGTTCTCAGCGTGGGCAGCGGCTTCGGCGGCTTCCAGAGCGCGATGGTCCTCGCGCGACCGGAAAGGAGCATCGCATGACCACGTCCACCGTGGTGACCGGCCTCGGTATCGCCGCACCCAACGGCCTGGGCACCGAGGACTACTGGAAGGCGACCCTCGCGGGCGAGTCGGGTATCGGCCCGGTCACCCGGTTCGACGCCACGCGGTACCCGGCCCGGCTGGCCGGAGAGGTACCGGGGTTCGTCGCCGAGGAGCACATCCCCAGCCGGCTCATGCCGCAGACCGACCACATGACCAGACTCGCCCTGGCCGCCGCGGAGTGGGCCCTCCAGGACGCCGGCCTCGACACCGGTGAAGTGCCCGAGTACGGCATGGGCGTGGTCACCTCG from Streptomyces roseochromogenus subsp. oscitans DS 12.976 encodes the following:
- a CDS encoding beta-ketoacyl-[acyl-carrier-protein] synthase family protein, which gives rise to MMRRVAITGLGVVAPGGIGVKEYWDLLTAGRTATRTISFYDPSQFRSRVAAECDFDPLAAGLSQQETRRLDRAAQFAVVSTREALADSGLDTSDLDPGRIGTSLGSAVGCTTSLEREYAVVSDGGREWLVDHEYAIPQLYRHFVPSSMAAEVGRAAGAEGPAAVVSTGCTSGLDSLGHAVELIREGTCDIMIAGATEAPISPITSACFDAILATTPRNDTPESACRPFDKTRSGLVLGEGAAVLVLEELESARARGAHIYAEIAGFAQRCNAYHMTGLKPDGREMSEAIDAALAEARLDPTTIDYINAHGSGTKMNDRHETGAFKRSLGEHAYRTPVSSIKSMIGHSLGAIGSLEIAACALAMEHGVLPPTANLHEPDPELDLDYIPLTAREKKTDVVLSVGSGFGGFQSAMVLARPERSIA